The following are encoded in a window of Mycobacterium vicinigordonae genomic DNA:
- a CDS encoding SDR family NAD(P)-dependent oxidoreductase, translated as MPKFNLAGRTVVITGSTGGLGTALAQALRERGANLALVDLELESVDAQAAKLGPQTVVRGWTADVRDLVALEQAMSAAAEHFGRIDTVIANAGIAPPAVPLWDLEGTDFERAIDINLNGVWRTFRAGVPHVEKTKGYLLAISSMAAFVHGPLNGPYCAAKAGVWAFADSTRLELRDAGVGVGTAHPTFFPTPMMEHVHADPAASTVWGGNQSGLWKMVPREVVVDAIVDGIENRSDLIVAPKALSVTARIPGIVRPFVDRFGFPRTTIRNAIALAIQNKK; from the coding sequence ATGCCCAAATTCAACCTCGCCGGACGCACCGTCGTCATCACCGGTTCCACCGGCGGACTGGGCACCGCCCTCGCCCAAGCCCTGCGCGAGCGCGGCGCCAACCTCGCCCTGGTCGACCTCGAGCTGGAGTCGGTCGACGCGCAGGCCGCGAAACTCGGACCGCAAACCGTAGTCCGCGGTTGGACCGCCGACGTCCGCGATCTCGTGGCGCTCGAACAGGCAATGAGTGCTGCCGCAGAGCATTTCGGCCGCATCGACACCGTGATCGCCAACGCCGGGATCGCGCCGCCCGCGGTACCCCTGTGGGACCTGGAGGGCACGGATTTCGAGCGTGCGATCGATATCAACCTCAACGGAGTTTGGCGCACCTTTCGGGCCGGGGTCCCCCACGTTGAGAAGACCAAGGGCTACCTGCTCGCCATTTCGTCGATGGCAGCCTTCGTGCACGGACCACTCAACGGCCCGTACTGCGCCGCCAAGGCCGGGGTGTGGGCGTTCGCCGATTCCACCCGACTGGAGCTCCGCGATGCCGGCGTGGGCGTCGGCACTGCTCACCCCACGTTCTTCCCCACCCCGATGATGGAACACGTCCACGCCGATCCCGCCGCCAGCACCGTCTGGGGAGGCAACCAGAGTGGCCTGTGGAAAATGGTTCCGCGCGAGGTCGTCGTGGACGCCATCGTCGACGGCATTGAGAACCGCTCCGATCTGATCGTTGCGCCGAAGGCGCTGTCTGTCACGGCCCGCATCCCCGGCATCGTCCGGCCGTTCGTCGACCGCTTCGGATTCCCGCGAACGACCATTCGCAACGCGATCGCGCTCGCCATACAGAACAAGAAATGA
- a CDS encoding SDR family NAD(P)-dependent oxidoreductase, translated as MSSYDLSGKVILITGASGGIGAASARMLITKGAKVTLVDLSDDAVTALAAQLPAGSSLPFAADVTDVDQMNAAVAATVAEFGRLDIVWANAGISNDPPVTLATADLATYERVIEVDLLGVIRTIKPALAQVIENKGQVVITGSGYSFLNAVFNSAYGASKAGVEMLARSLRAELAPHGASASVLYPSWTKTPITHSTQDDELLNRLFNHAFRGPLGMFSEPEVVAAGLVRGLQTRAPRMFAPRWWAAVSALRGIVNPLTDALLDRDHTSQDLIRQIERRHHATQI; from the coding sequence ATGTCCAGTTATGACCTGTCCGGAAAAGTCATCCTTATCACCGGAGCCAGCGGCGGCATCGGCGCCGCGAGTGCGCGCATGCTCATCACCAAAGGCGCCAAAGTAACTCTCGTGGACCTGTCCGACGATGCCGTGACCGCGCTCGCCGCCCAGTTGCCGGCGGGCAGTTCGCTTCCGTTCGCCGCTGACGTCACCGACGTCGATCAGATGAACGCGGCAGTCGCCGCGACCGTCGCAGAGTTCGGCCGCCTCGACATCGTGTGGGCCAACGCCGGCATCTCTAACGATCCACCCGTGACGCTCGCGACCGCCGACCTGGCGACCTATGAGCGGGTCATTGAGGTCGACCTGCTCGGCGTCATTCGCACCATCAAGCCCGCCCTGGCGCAGGTGATTGAGAACAAGGGTCAGGTCGTGATCACCGGATCGGGTTACTCGTTCCTCAATGCAGTGTTCAACTCCGCCTACGGAGCGTCCAAGGCCGGAGTCGAGATGCTCGCCCGCAGTCTGCGCGCTGAACTTGCCCCTCACGGCGCCTCAGCCAGCGTTCTGTATCCCAGCTGGACCAAGACCCCGATCACCCATTCCACGCAGGACGACGAACTGCTGAATCGGCTGTTCAACCACGCATTTCGCGGGCCCCTTGGCATGTTCTCCGAGCCTGAGGTCGTGGCCGCCGGGCTCGTCCGTGGTTTGCAGACACGAGCACCGCGCATGTTCGCGCCGCGCTGGTGGGCTGCTGTCTCCGCCCTGCGAGGCATCGTCAATCCACTAACAGATGCGCTTCTCGACCGTGACCACACGAGCCAGGACCTGATCCGGCAGATCGAGCGCCGCCACCACGCGACCCAAATCTGA